A single genomic interval of Agarivorans aestuarii harbors:
- a CDS encoding CAP domain-containing protein, protein MHFSKVLPLSWLLLLTLSGCGGSSDSPEPQSDEEVTPVNPVEPTAPEQPNEPIDSVSPADPSEPGDNSLQASMLRLVNEARGEGRNCGSTFYPAVAPLSSNLSLQLAAEEHSNNMANYDFFSHTGLDGSSSATRASAQGYSWSYVGENIAAGQRSVEAAMSGWLQSSGHCANIMNANYTELGAAKAENASSSYGIYWTQVFGAQR, encoded by the coding sequence ATGCATTTCTCTAAAGTATTACCTTTGTCTTGGTTGTTGTTACTTACACTTAGTGGCTGCGGAGGCTCAAGCGATTCGCCAGAACCTCAGTCGGATGAAGAGGTGACTCCGGTCAACCCAGTTGAGCCAACAGCACCAGAGCAGCCCAATGAGCCGATTGACTCAGTAAGCCCTGCAGACCCGAGTGAACCGGGAGATAATTCATTACAAGCCAGTATGCTGCGTTTAGTTAATGAAGCTCGCGGTGAAGGCCGTAATTGTGGCAGTACATTTTACCCAGCCGTTGCGCCTTTAAGCTCGAACCTGTCTTTGCAATTGGCTGCTGAAGAACACTCTAACAACATGGCTAACTATGACTTCTTTTCTCACACCGGCTTAGATGGCTCAAGCTCTGCTACTCGAGCTAGTGCTCAGGGTTACAGTTGGTCTTATGTGGGAGAAAACATCGCCGCTGGACAGCGCTCGGTAGAAGCCGCAATGAGTGGTTGGCTTCAAAGCAGTGGCCATTGCGCCAATATTATGAATGCGAACTACACCGAATTAGGCGCCGCAAAAGCCGAAAATGCCAGCAGCAGTTATGGCATTTATTGGACTCAAGTTTTTGGTGCGCAGCGTTAG
- a CDS encoding haloacid dehalogenase type II has protein sequence MATTLAFDVYGTLIDTQGVLNKLREYMGEQAAPFSQAWRDKQLEYSFRRGLMQNYQNFALCTEQALDYCCQVFRVPLTEQQKQSLLAIYKVLPAHPEAKQALAGLQQAGFRLYAFSNGQQAAVELLLETAEIRPFFSAVVSVDEVKSFKPDPAVYQHFLNKTQSQAKDTWLVSSNPFDVTGAVSAGWQAAWVQRSPTVVFDPWELAPTVTITSLLDLAEALPG, from the coding sequence ATGGCAACAACACTGGCTTTTGATGTTTATGGCACCCTTATCGACACCCAAGGTGTTCTAAATAAACTGCGCGAATATATGGGCGAGCAGGCCGCGCCTTTTTCACAAGCTTGGCGAGATAAGCAATTAGAATATTCGTTTCGCCGAGGCTTAATGCAAAACTACCAAAACTTCGCCTTGTGTACCGAGCAAGCCTTGGACTACTGCTGCCAAGTGTTTCGGGTGCCACTCACTGAGCAACAAAAGCAGAGCTTGTTGGCTATTTATAAAGTATTACCCGCTCATCCTGAAGCAAAACAAGCTTTAGCAGGCTTACAACAAGCGGGTTTTAGGCTTTATGCTTTTTCTAACGGTCAGCAAGCTGCAGTTGAACTGTTATTAGAAACTGCTGAGATCCGGCCATTTTTTAGTGCAGTGGTGAGTGTTGATGAGGTAAAAAGTTTCAAACCTGATCCAGCGGTTTACCAGCATTTTCTTAATAAAACTCAAAGCCAAGCCAAGGATACTTGGTTGGTTTCTTCTAATCCCTTTGATGTTACTGGTGCGGTTTCGGCAGGTTGGCAGGCTGCATGGGTACAACGGTCGCCAACTGTGGTGTTTGACCCCTGGGAGCTAGCGCCCACTGTTACTATCACCTCCTTATTAGATTTAGCGGAGGCCTTGCCGGGTTAA
- a CDS encoding sugar O-acetyltransferase, with amino-acid sequence MAQVDKKHSQQIYYFDDATFAEQTQCQEVIYDYNHSRPSEIERRAKLLKQIFADVGEDCMIEPPLQANWGKHTHLGNKVYANFNLTLVDDTHIYIGDYTMIGPNVTLATAGHPINPEPRKQAAQFNVAIHIASNVWIGANSVVLPGISIGENSVIGAGSVVTKDIPANVVAVGNPCKVLREISERDKQFYYKNLAFE; translated from the coding sequence ATGGCGCAAGTAGACAAAAAACATTCGCAACAAATTTACTATTTTGATGACGCTACTTTTGCTGAGCAAACCCAATGCCAAGAAGTGATTTACGACTACAACCATAGTCGGCCTTCCGAAATAGAACGACGTGCTAAGTTGCTTAAACAGATTTTTGCTGACGTGGGCGAAGATTGCATGATAGAGCCGCCGTTGCAGGCCAACTGGGGAAAGCATACTCACTTAGGTAATAAGGTTTACGCTAACTTTAATCTCACCCTCGTGGACGATACCCATATCTACATTGGTGACTACACCATGATTGGCCCCAATGTCACCTTGGCAACAGCCGGTCACCCAATAAACCCAGAACCGAGAAAGCAGGCTGCTCAATTTAATGTGGCTATTCATATTGCCAGTAATGTGTGGATTGGTGCTAATTCGGTGGTATTGCCGGGGATCTCCATTGGAGAAAATAGCGTTATTGGGGCGGGCAGTGTGGTGACTAAAGATATACCTGCTAACGTGGTGGCAGTGGGTAACCCTTGTAAAGTATTGCGTGAGATTAGTGAGCGCGATAAGCAGTTTTATTACAAAAACTTAGCCTTCGAATAA
- a CDS encoding arylsulfatase, with product MKRILATLALILGLGCMSLAYAKPDKPNIFVIFTDDVGISNLSAYHRGVMSSETPNIDSIAEKGMLLTDYYAQPSCTAGRSAFLTGQFPVRTGLHSVGLPGGPVGLHPDTPTLPELLKTMGYRTGQFGKNHLGDRDEFLPTMHGFDEYWGWLYHLNAMEYTEDPDWPKDPAFEQFAPRNVIYAKSDGKGNQTIEDDGPLTKKRMQTLDDEVNKHAIDFIERAVKADEPFFTWYCPSRGHVWTHLSPEYEAMLGQNGWGLQEVVMKDLDDHVGEMLAKLEELGVADNTIVMFTADNGPEIMTWPDGGMTPYHGEKGTTWEGGVRAPLLVSWPGKIPAGKVHNGMFDGMDWLPTLVSAAGGPEDLKQQMLEGFEGFKAHLDGYNQLDMLIENKPSNREHIIYYERDKLQAVRVGDWKAHFVVQNQGWSGPKEELNAPLLFNLRRDPYERAAEESGMYIKWMGEKMWAFGPAQAAVQKHLASFEKWPVVTANDSVSVGGVGN from the coding sequence ATGAAAAGGATTTTGGCTACTTTGGCGTTAATACTTGGTTTAGGCTGTATGTCTTTAGCTTACGCCAAGCCAGATAAACCTAATATCTTTGTTATTTTTACCGACGATGTAGGAATCTCAAATTTAAGTGCCTACCACCGCGGCGTAATGAGCAGTGAAACGCCAAATATTGATAGCATTGCCGAAAAAGGCATGTTGCTCACCGATTACTATGCTCAACCTTCTTGCACTGCTGGGCGCTCAGCCTTTCTTACCGGGCAGTTTCCTGTGCGCACTGGTTTACATTCGGTGGGTTTACCTGGCGGACCGGTTGGGTTACACCCGGATACTCCTACGTTGCCAGAGCTGCTAAAAACCATGGGCTATCGCACGGGGCAATTTGGCAAAAATCATTTGGGTGATCGAGATGAGTTTTTGCCTACCATGCACGGTTTTGATGAGTACTGGGGCTGGTTGTATCACCTTAATGCGATGGAATATACCGAAGATCCAGATTGGCCAAAAGATCCTGCTTTTGAGCAGTTTGCACCGCGCAATGTTATTTACGCTAAGTCAGACGGGAAAGGTAATCAAACCATAGAAGACGATGGCCCGTTAACTAAAAAGCGTATGCAGACTCTCGACGATGAAGTAAACAAACATGCCATTGATTTTATTGAGCGAGCGGTGAAAGCAGATGAACCATTTTTTACTTGGTATTGCCCGTCTCGAGGTCATGTTTGGACACACCTTTCACCTGAATATGAAGCAATGCTGGGTCAAAATGGCTGGGGCTTACAAGAAGTAGTGATGAAAGACTTAGACGATCACGTTGGTGAAATGCTCGCAAAACTCGAAGAACTAGGCGTTGCTGATAATACCATTGTGATGTTTACCGCCGATAATGGTCCAGAAATTATGACTTGGCCCGATGGTGGAATGACCCCTTACCATGGGGAAAAAGGCACTACTTGGGAGGGGGGAGTTAGAGCGCCGCTATTGGTGAGTTGGCCTGGCAAGATTCCAGCGGGAAAAGTCCATAATGGCATGTTTGATGGAATGGATTGGTTGCCTACATTGGTTAGCGCAGCTGGCGGTCCAGAGGATTTAAAACAGCAAATGTTAGAAGGCTTTGAGGGCTTCAAAGCCCATTTAGACGGTTACAATCAGCTAGATATGTTAATTGAGAACAAACCGTCGAATCGCGAACACATCATCTACTATGAACGAGACAAGTTACAGGCAGTGAGAGTAGGTGATTGGAAAGCACACTTCGTTGTACAAAACCAAGGCTGGAGTGGACCAAAAGAAGAGCTAAACGCACCTCTGTTATTTAACCTGCGTCGTGACCCTTATGAGCGAGCCGCCGAAGAGTCAGGAATGTATATTAAGTGGATGGGTGAAAAAATGTGGGCATTTGGTCCAGCTCAAGCAGCGGTGCAGAAGCATTTAGCGAGTTTTGAGAAGTGGCCAGTGGTGACAGCCAACGATAGCGTTAGTGTTGGCGGAGTAGGAAACTAA
- a CDS encoding substrate-binding periplasmic protein yields MIKPFLLTFFVVHFILNQAVASSSPLRFLTVNEPPASYLDEDGQIQGYVVDIFRSLAQRLEVDAKLEVVPEARALRTAYHNDNTMVFSFSRNAERDQKLNWIGPVLIKTWGLYGLKSFQHDYENLADYPTIGVTKGDIRHEWLANQGLSNLSVNSSHQLNIQLLVRERVSTIAYEGAGLQIVANELDIDPTSFKLLKTLKQQGVYIAMSKHFTKAEQWQQAFEDMQSEGELQKIAEKWRDKIKQQHGVDTQISKSILILK; encoded by the coding sequence ATGATAAAACCGTTTTTACTCACGTTTTTTGTTGTTCACTTTATCCTTAATCAGGCGGTAGCTTCGAGCTCGCCACTTAGATTTCTCACCGTAAATGAACCGCCCGCCAGCTACCTAGATGAAGATGGCCAGATTCAAGGTTATGTGGTTGATATATTTCGCTCATTAGCCCAACGCTTAGAGGTTGATGCCAAGCTAGAAGTAGTGCCAGAAGCGCGTGCTTTACGAACCGCTTACCACAACGATAACACCATGGTGTTTTCCTTTAGTCGAAACGCCGAGCGCGATCAAAAACTCAATTGGATTGGCCCGGTTCTAATAAAAACCTGGGGCCTATATGGCCTAAAGAGCTTCCAACACGATTATGAAAATTTAGCCGACTACCCAACGATTGGCGTGACTAAGGGAGATATTCGCCACGAGTGGCTAGCCAACCAAGGCTTAAGTAATTTATCGGTTAACAGTAGCCACCAACTTAATATCCAGCTACTGGTAAGAGAGCGAGTTAGCACCATTGCCTACGAAGGTGCAGGCTTACAGATTGTTGCCAATGAACTAGACATAGACCCAACTAGCTTTAAATTGCTAAAAACGCTAAAACAACAAGGCGTATACATCGCTATGTCTAAGCATTTTACTAAGGCAGAACAATGGCAGCAGGCTTTTGAGGATATGCAAAGTGAAGGAGAGTTGCAGAAAATTGCCGAAAAATGGCGCGACAAAATAAAACAACAACATGGCGTCGACACCCAAATCAGCAAGAGTATTCTTATTCTAAAATAG
- a CDS encoding ArsR/SmtB family transcription factor, with translation MNTESIAKALKELGHPTRLSIYRSVVRAGYAGIAVGGLQENLGIPGSTLSHHISGLVSAGLLSQRREGRTLYCVAEFECLQTVIGFLQDECCADEQAPPQINNIKTI, from the coding sequence ATGAATACAGAAAGCATTGCTAAAGCCCTTAAAGAACTTGGTCATCCCACGCGCCTAAGTATTTATCGCAGCGTGGTAAGGGCCGGTTACGCTGGTATCGCGGTAGGCGGCTTACAAGAAAACCTAGGTATTCCAGGCTCAACCTTGTCTCATCATATCTCCGGTTTGGTCTCTGCAGGTTTACTTAGCCAGCGCCGAGAAGGGCGCACTTTATATTGCGTAGCCGAATTTGAATGCTTACAAACAGTAATCGGCTTTTTGCAGGATGAATGCTGCGCCGATGAGCAAGCGCCCCCCCAAATAAACAATATAAAAACTATATAG
- a CDS encoding permease: MMNINSDMAWQATNMFVFLAFELTLLFLAISYLVGVLQHYIPPQKIQQILSGKNGSGYVVAGFLGAITPFCSCSTIPFLKGLIRAKAGFGAMLVFLFASPLLNPIIIGLFTVTFGWQVSLFYFVVAMSVSVVAGFSLEKLGFEKYIKADAYLEPTKQCGGSSCGAKEKKPVSKWRTIWDSTWSDFKKVLPYLFAGIALGSLIYGFMPSEFIARFANDNNPFAIPVAAVIGIPLYIRAEAVIPLSAALAAKGMSLGAVMALIIGSAGASLTEVILLKSIFKNQMIAAFLVVILSMAIGAGFLYNFVF, from the coding sequence ATGATGAATATAAACAGTGATATGGCTTGGCAGGCAACTAACATGTTTGTTTTTTTGGCCTTTGAATTAACCTTATTGTTTTTGGCGATTAGCTATTTGGTGGGGGTATTGCAGCATTACATTCCGCCGCAAAAGATCCAGCAAATCCTTAGCGGAAAGAATGGCAGTGGCTATGTGGTGGCAGGCTTTTTAGGGGCGATTACTCCATTTTGCTCTTGTTCTACCATTCCATTTTTAAAAGGCTTAATAAGGGCCAAAGCGGGCTTTGGCGCTATGTTGGTGTTCCTGTTTGCTAGCCCTTTGCTTAACCCTATTATCATTGGTTTGTTTACGGTTACTTTTGGCTGGCAAGTGAGTTTGTTCTACTTTGTTGTGGCGATGAGTGTGTCGGTTGTAGCTGGTTTCAGTTTAGAAAAACTAGGCTTTGAAAAATACATTAAGGCCGATGCTTATCTTGAGCCTACCAAGCAGTGCGGCGGCTCTAGCTGTGGTGCTAAAGAGAAAAAGCCAGTGAGTAAATGGCGCACCATTTGGGACAGTACCTGGAGTGACTTTAAGAAAGTATTGCCTTACCTGTTTGCTGGTATCGCCTTGGGATCATTGATTTACGGCTTTATGCCAAGCGAGTTTATTGCGCGGTTTGCTAACGACAATAATCCCTTTGCGATTCCTGTGGCGGCGGTAATTGGTATTCCTTTATACATTCGCGCCGAAGCGGTAATCCCGCTCAGTGCTGCCTTAGCAGCTAAAGGCATGAGCTTAGGCGCGGTAATGGCCTTGATTATTGGCAGTGCTGGCGCCAGCTTAACTGAAGTTATTTTGCTTAAATCAATTTTTAAGAACCAGATGATCGCGGCGTTTTTGGTGGTAATTTTAAGCATGGCCATTGGTGCAGGTTTTCTTTATAACTTTGTTTTTTAA
- a CDS encoding ferredoxin reductase family protein, protein MRKTSITVLLVIATVTGLWLQAESTLFSSDNFFQWRSALIQYSGILTIALMSLTMLLALRLPFIEQLTKGLDKSYRLHKHLGIASLLVAVVHWLLAIIPKQLVRAGILDKPVKGTGPNNSDSLYALVRPLRGLAEQVGEVAFYSFVVLAVVALVGVIRYKGFRYSHKLMSLALLALAFHSAILIKHSYWPYPITFITLSLIWVGCVAAVYSLFGRIGKSKQHDATVSEVKYLAKDKVLDLRLAAPSWSGHHSGQFAFVQVSGEEPHPFTIASSAKQDGQLRFLIKELGDFTSSLKNRLSLKQKLRIEGPYGQFDFKHPAPQVWIAGGIGIAAFKAIIEERQLAPKEQETHLYYCADNPDQQFIDELKQQTSKANIQLHIINSASDPLLSVEQLHHEVIDLMQRTIWFCGPVAFSKALKNDLAKLTFNLNNYHEELFELR, encoded by the coding sequence ATGCGTAAAACCTCTATCACTGTTTTGCTGGTCATAGCTACCGTTACTGGGCTATGGCTTCAAGCAGAATCCACTCTCTTTTCTTCAGATAACTTCTTTCAATGGCGTTCTGCGCTGATTCAATACAGTGGCATACTCACCATAGCGTTAATGAGCCTTACTATGCTGCTAGCCTTGCGCCTGCCGTTTATCGAGCAGCTCACCAAAGGCTTAGACAAATCCTACCGTTTGCACAAACACCTCGGCATCGCCTCGTTATTAGTAGCAGTGGTGCATTGGCTACTGGCGATTATTCCTAAGCAACTTGTAAGAGCGGGAATACTAGACAAACCCGTTAAAGGCACTGGTCCCAATAATTCTGATTCGTTATATGCGCTGGTGCGTCCTTTACGTGGACTGGCTGAACAAGTAGGCGAAGTAGCCTTTTACAGCTTTGTAGTGCTAGCAGTTGTCGCCTTAGTGGGGGTGATTAGGTACAAAGGGTTTCGTTATTCGCACAAACTCATGTCGCTAGCGTTATTAGCATTAGCATTTCATTCCGCCATATTGATTAAACACAGCTATTGGCCGTACCCCATTACGTTCATCACATTAAGTCTTATTTGGGTAGGTTGTGTCGCGGCGGTTTATAGCTTGTTTGGGCGAATAGGTAAAAGTAAACAACACGATGCTACTGTTAGCGAGGTAAAATATTTAGCCAAAGACAAAGTCTTAGATTTACGCTTAGCAGCGCCCAGTTGGAGCGGTCACCACAGCGGCCAATTTGCTTTTGTGCAAGTTTCTGGAGAAGAACCCCACCCCTTCACTATTGCTAGCAGCGCTAAACAAGATGGGCAATTGCGCTTTTTAATTAAAGAGCTGGGGGACTTTACCAGTAGCTTAAAAAACCGACTAAGCCTTAAGCAAAAGCTTCGAATAGAAGGGCCCTATGGTCAGTTCGATTTTAAGCATCCGGCTCCGCAAGTATGGATAGCTGGCGGCATAGGCATTGCTGCATTCAAAGCCATTATTGAAGAGCGCCAACTCGCCCCAAAAGAGCAAGAAACTCACCTCTATTATTGCGCAGACAACCCAGACCAACAGTTTATTGATGAGCTAAAACAACAGACGAGTAAGGCTAATATACAACTCCACATTATTAATAGTGCCAGCGATCCTCTACTTAGTGTTGAACAGCTGCACCATGAGGTAATTGATTTAATGCAGCGTACTATTTGGTTCTGCGGGCCGGTCGCTTTTTCCAAGGCGCTTAAAAACGACTTGGCCAAGCTTACTTTCAACTTAAACAACTACCACGAAGAGCTATTTGAGCTGCGCTAG
- a CDS encoding zinc-binding alcohol dehydrogenase family protein produces the protein MKAVAYQQALAISEDLSLQDIELPKPSASAKDLLIKVEAISVNPVDTKIRANASAEQGQWKVIGWDAVGTVEQVGDQAQLFKVGDKVWYAGDLTRAGSNAEYQLVDERIVSLAPTSIPAAHAAALPLTALTAWEMLFDRLQVSKTEPKSILIIGAAGGVGSIMVQLVKQLTKLKVIATASRPETQAWLKELGVDQIINHRNPLSEELAEQDNIDYVVSLNNTDEHMGEIVKVIKPQGKFGLIDDPAELDVKLLKRKSISLHWEFMYTRSMFETEDMIKQHQLLTEVAQLIDQGKIKSTLGEHFGQINADNLKQAHAFIESQKAKGKIVLEGF, from the coding sequence ATGAAAGCTGTAGCCTACCAACAAGCACTAGCAATTAGTGAAGACTTATCACTACAAGATATTGAACTGCCAAAGCCTAGTGCCAGTGCTAAAGACTTATTAATAAAAGTTGAAGCCATCTCGGTAAACCCTGTTGATACTAAAATTCGCGCCAATGCCTCCGCCGAGCAAGGCCAATGGAAAGTAATCGGTTGGGATGCAGTAGGCACCGTGGAGCAAGTTGGCGACCAAGCCCAGCTTTTCAAGGTAGGTGACAAAGTTTGGTATGCCGGTGATTTAACTCGCGCTGGCAGCAATGCAGAATACCAACTGGTAGATGAGCGCATAGTTAGCTTAGCACCCACTAGCATTCCAGCAGCACATGCGGCCGCCTTGCCTCTCACAGCACTAACCGCTTGGGAAATGCTATTCGACCGCTTGCAAGTGAGTAAAACTGAGCCAAAGTCTATTTTAATCATTGGTGCCGCTGGCGGGGTAGGCTCGATAATGGTTCAGCTGGTTAAACAGCTCACCAAGCTTAAAGTTATTGCCACCGCCTCTCGCCCCGAAACCCAGGCTTGGTTAAAAGAATTGGGGGTCGACCAAATCATTAATCACCGCAACCCTTTAAGTGAAGAGTTAGCCGAGCAAGACAACATTGACTACGTAGTGAGCTTAAACAATACCGACGAACACATGGGCGAAATAGTTAAAGTGATTAAGCCGCAAGGTAAGTTTGGCTTAATAGACGACCCCGCAGAGCTAGATGTAAAGCTGCTTAAACGTAAGAGTATTTCGCTGCATTGGGAGTTTATGTATACCCGCTCAATGTTTGAAACCGAAGATATGATTAAGCAGCACCAGCTGCTAACTGAAGTAGCACAGTTGATCGACCAAGGAAAAATCAAAAGTACCTTAGGTGAACACTTTGGCCAAATAAATGCCGACAACCTCAAACAAGCCCACGCCTTTATCGAGTCGCAAAAGGCTAAAGGAAAAATTGTGTTGGAAGGGTTTTAG
- a CDS encoding TDT family transporter, producing MKHNWRICAARLSRFPTPVAGLALGIASLGFVIESSYSTEGFVQGLSALLASMLLGLLLLRFVLHPKTLIQDLSHPVVGSVAPTFAMALMLVSNAVARYLHPFAGSVLWILAIVIHLAFLAAFCYHRSRQFNWTDMGPSWFVPPVGIIVAALAYLGPVHGVLYWLAVACLWFGMACFSIMLPMMFYRFIFKDNIEQGAQPTIAILAAPASLSMAGYLTIEPSPSALIVLSLFGISLLMTFTVYLSFFKLLRLPFSPGYAAFTFPMVIGASCMFKTADLLNRWGVNASLVEEVLWLARFELLMASLVVAYVSFRFIYFFVFTRRHQQL from the coding sequence ATGAAACACAATTGGCGCATATGTGCAGCGCGCTTAAGCCGTTTTCCCACGCCAGTGGCAGGGCTTGCATTAGGAATAGCAAGCCTAGGCTTTGTCATTGAATCTAGTTATAGCACCGAGGGCTTTGTTCAAGGGCTTTCCGCGCTGCTTGCAAGTATGCTGTTGGGCTTGCTGCTGCTAAGGTTTGTGTTGCACCCTAAAACGCTTATTCAAGATCTATCACACCCTGTTGTGGGCAGCGTTGCTCCTACTTTTGCTATGGCATTAATGCTAGTAAGCAACGCAGTTGCGCGTTATTTGCACCCATTTGCTGGTAGTGTTCTTTGGATATTGGCCATTGTTATCCATTTAGCTTTTTTAGCGGCCTTTTGTTACCACCGAAGCCGCCAATTTAATTGGACTGACATGGGGCCAAGCTGGTTTGTGCCGCCTGTGGGGATTATTGTGGCCGCTCTTGCTTACCTTGGTCCGGTGCATGGCGTTTTATATTGGCTGGCGGTCGCTTGTTTATGGTTTGGTATGGCATGTTTTTCGATTATGTTACCGATGATGTTTTATCGGTTTATTTTCAAAGACAATATTGAGCAAGGCGCGCAGCCCACTATTGCCATTCTTGCCGCGCCTGCCAGTTTATCGATGGCGGGTTATTTGACTATTGAGCCTTCTCCATCAGCCTTGATAGTGTTGAGCTTGTTTGGCATTTCGCTATTGATGACCTTTACCGTTTACCTGTCTTTTTTCAAATTATTGCGCTTACCTTTCTCTCCAGGCTATGCGGCATTTACCTTTCCTATGGTGATTGGCGCTAGCTGCATGTTTAAAACCGCAGACTTATTGAATAGATGGGGAGTAAACGCTAGCTTGGTTGAAGAAGTGTTATGGTTGGCGCGTTTTGAACTATTAATGGCAAGCTTAGTTGTCGCTTATGTTAGCTTCAGGTTTATCTACTTCTTTGTATTTACGCGGCGCCATCAGCAGCTTTAG